In one window of Sphingobium yanoikuyae DNA:
- a CDS encoding conjugal transfer protein TraD, with the protein MARRERTRHLIELGGLIQKAGLVELADDDRATLYGAMLDLAARAQGDDADNVLALWKRRGKRAFDAEAEGSNTP; encoded by the coding sequence GTGGCCCGACGCGAGCGCACGCGCCATCTCATAGAGCTGGGTGGCCTCATCCAGAAAGCCGGCCTGGTCGAGCTGGCCGACGACGATCGCGCCACCCTCTACGGCGCGATGCTGGATCTTGCCGCGCGCGCGCAGGGCGACGATGCCGACAATGTCCTGGCTCTCTGGAAGCGACGCGGCAAACGCGCGTTCGACGCGGAAGCGGAAGGGAGTAACACACCATGA